Proteins from one Pygocentrus nattereri isolate fPygNat1 chromosome 16, fPygNat1.pri, whole genome shotgun sequence genomic window:
- the c16h18orf25 gene encoding uncharacterized protein C18orf25 homolog isoform X3 — MADAQKADELPECPTEGGATAEEQDMPLRAETSPTSSPTCEEPISSHSPARPPPPGLLSMPCLLKELRRDSSPEQPLETIPTSSTNSNATNPLCPQEDSDSSVCLRSPSSSGHLGDSDTLSSAEEAAEPASAPATAGSRKPSRRSRSESDAPGIVMAAKKNRCQEKQVNGRGRGRGQRSQRQKERMRMLRQKREAAARRKPDLLQDSSTSDSDLTAHSSSSSSSSASSDNEGGAINSHPPGPVEAEPPQVSLASSDSEVEIVGVQENASAVCRFPRGGVIQSLSSWKQRAPPPWTAVSTQPGWVPPPEVVDLTLDEDRHRYLL; from the exons ATGGCTGATGCCCAGAAGGCCGATGAGCTCCCGGAATGCCCCACAGAGGGCGGGGCCACAGCAGAGGAGCAGGACATGCCCCTGAGAGCCGAAACCTCGCCCACCAGCTCTCCCACGTGCGAAGAGCCCATCAGCAGCCATAGTCCTGCAAGGCCGCCGCCCCCTGGCCTGCTCTCTATGCCCTGCCTGCTGAAGGAACTGCGCAGAGACTCCTCCCCGGAGCAACCACTGGAGACGATCCCTACTTCTTCCACTAACAGCAATGCCACCAATCCGCTCTGCCCGCAGGAGGACAGCGATTCGTCCGTCTGCCTGCGCTCGCCCTCCTCCTCCGGTCACCTAGGTGATTCCGACACGCTCTCGTCCGCCGAGGAGGCAGCCGAACCGGCCTCTGCGCCGGCCACCGCGGGGAGCAGGAAGCCGTCGAGGCGCTCGCGCTCTGAGAGCGACGCTCCTGGCATCGTCATGGCGGCTAAGAAGAACCGCTGCCAGGAGAAGCAGGTGAATGGGCGTGGTCGGGGGCGGGGCCAGCGCAGCCAGCGGCAGAAAGAGCGGATGCGCATGCTGCGGCAAAAACGAGAGGCGGCGGCCCGACGCAAGCCCGACCTGCTCCAGGACAGCAGCACCAGCGACAGTGACCTCACCGCACACTCATCGTCATCTTCGTCCTCGTCAGCCTCTTCCGACAATGAGGGAGGGGCCATCAACTCCCACCCGCCAG GTCCAGTAGAGGCGGAGCCTCCGCAGGTGAGTCTGGCGTCCTCTGACAGTGAAGTCGAGATTGTCGGCGTGCAGGAGAACGCCAG TGCTGTGTGTAGGTTTCCAAGAGGTGGCGTCATCCAGTCTCTATCGTCATGGAAGCAGAGAGCCCCGCCTCCCTGGACGGCAGTATCCACCCAGCCTGGCTGGGTCCCACCCCCAGAGGTGGTAGATCTGACACTGGATGAAGACCGGCACAGATACCTGCTGTGA
- the c16h18orf25 gene encoding uncharacterized protein C18orf25 homolog isoform X2: MADAQKADELPECPTEGGATAEEQDMPLRAETSPTSSPTCEEPISSHSPARPPPPGLLSMPCLLKELRRDSSPEQPLETIPTSSTNSNATNPLCPQEDSDSSVCLRSPSSSGHLGDSDTLSSAEEAAEPASAPATAGSRKPSRRSRSESDAPGIVMAAKKNRCQEKQVNGRGRGRGQRSQRQKERMRMLRQKREAAARRKPDLLQDSSTSDSDLTAHSSSSSSSSASSDNEGGAINSHPPVGPAVVGHYDISDTHSEQEQQPHTLSGPVEAEPPQVSLASSDSEVEIVGVQENASAVCRFPRGGVIQSLSSWKQRAPPPWTAVSTQPGWVPPPEVVDLTLDEDRHRYLL, encoded by the exons ATGGCTGATGCCCAGAAGGCCGATGAGCTCCCGGAATGCCCCACAGAGGGCGGGGCCACAGCAGAGGAGCAGGACATGCCCCTGAGAGCCGAAACCTCGCCCACCAGCTCTCCCACGTGCGAAGAGCCCATCAGCAGCCATAGTCCTGCAAGGCCGCCGCCCCCTGGCCTGCTCTCTATGCCCTGCCTGCTGAAGGAACTGCGCAGAGACTCCTCCCCGGAGCAACCACTGGAGACGATCCCTACTTCTTCCACTAACAGCAATGCCACCAATCCGCTCTGCCCGCAGGAGGACAGCGATTCGTCCGTCTGCCTGCGCTCGCCCTCCTCCTCCGGTCACCTAGGTGATTCCGACACGCTCTCGTCCGCCGAGGAGGCAGCCGAACCGGCCTCTGCGCCGGCCACCGCGGGGAGCAGGAAGCCGTCGAGGCGCTCGCGCTCTGAGAGCGACGCTCCTGGCATCGTCATGGCGGCTAAGAAGAACCGCTGCCAGGAGAAGCAGGTGAATGGGCGTGGTCGGGGGCGGGGCCAGCGCAGCCAGCGGCAGAAAGAGCGGATGCGCATGCTGCGGCAAAAACGAGAGGCGGCGGCCCGACGCAAGCCCGACCTGCTCCAGGACAGCAGCACCAGCGACAGTGACCTCACCGCACACTCATCGTCATCTTCGTCCTCGTCAGCCTCTTCCGACAATGAGGGAGGGGCCATCAACTCCCACCCGCCAG TGGGTCCTGCGGTTGTTGGCCACTACGAcatctcagacacacactctgaaCAGGAGCAGCAGCCTCACACTCTCTCAG GTCCAGTAGAGGCGGAGCCTCCGCAGGTGAGTCTGGCGTCCTCTGACAGTGAAGTCGAGATTGTCGGCGTGCAGGAGAACGCCAG TGCTGTGTGTAGGTTTCCAAGAGGTGGCGTCATCCAGTCTCTATCGTCATGGAAGCAGAGAGCCCCGCCTCCCTGGACGGCAGTATCCACCCAGCCTGGCTGGGTCCCACCCCCAGAGGTGGTAGATCTGACACTGGATGAAGACCGGCACAGATACCTGCTGTGA
- the c16h18orf25 gene encoding uncharacterized protein C18orf25 homolog isoform X1 — translation MADAQKADELPECPTEGGATAEEQDMPLRAETSPTSSPTCEEPISSHSPARPPPPGLLSMPCLLKELRRDSSPEQPLETIPTSSTNSNATNPLCPQEDSDSSVCLRSPSSSGHLGDSDTLSSAEEAAEPASAPATAGSRKPSRRSRSESDAPGIVMAAKKNRCQEKQVNGRGRGRGQRSQRQKERMRMLRQKREAAARRKPDLLQDSSTSDSDLTAHSSSSSSSSASSDNEGGAINSHPPAGRRGNDAISGLLEGGVAGSSLGGVLEEALTRLAAMQRQTEERFRVWMERLSRLHSDDDENEPQSGAEPGGRSHASSFLPSSESQETLAAYQIARLNNAPPLTPQSSTLNGILDSPDPNLLNA, via the exons ATGGCTGATGCCCAGAAGGCCGATGAGCTCCCGGAATGCCCCACAGAGGGCGGGGCCACAGCAGAGGAGCAGGACATGCCCCTGAGAGCCGAAACCTCGCCCACCAGCTCTCCCACGTGCGAAGAGCCCATCAGCAGCCATAGTCCTGCAAGGCCGCCGCCCCCTGGCCTGCTCTCTATGCCCTGCCTGCTGAAGGAACTGCGCAGAGACTCCTCCCCGGAGCAACCACTGGAGACGATCCCTACTTCTTCCACTAACAGCAATGCCACCAATCCGCTCTGCCCGCAGGAGGACAGCGATTCGTCCGTCTGCCTGCGCTCGCCCTCCTCCTCCGGTCACCTAGGTGATTCCGACACGCTCTCGTCCGCCGAGGAGGCAGCCGAACCGGCCTCTGCGCCGGCCACCGCGGGGAGCAGGAAGCCGTCGAGGCGCTCGCGCTCTGAGAGCGACGCTCCTGGCATCGTCATGGCGGCTAAGAAGAACCGCTGCCAGGAGAAGCAGGTGAATGGGCGTGGTCGGGGGCGGGGCCAGCGCAGCCAGCGGCAGAAAGAGCGGATGCGCATGCTGCGGCAAAAACGAGAGGCGGCGGCCCGACGCAAGCCCGACCTGCTCCAGGACAGCAGCACCAGCGACAGTGACCTCACCGCACACTCATCGTCATCTTCGTCCTCGTCAGCCTCTTCCGACAATGAGGGAGGGGCCATCAACTCCCACCCGCCAG CTGGTCGCCGTGGAAACGACGCCATCTCCGGACTGCTGGAGGGGGGCGTGGCCGGCAGCAGCCTGGGCGGAGTCCTGGAGGAAGCTCTGACGCGATTGGCCGCCATGCAGAGGCAGACGGAGGAGCGTTTCCGTGTGTGGATGGAGAGGCTGAGCCGGCTGCACTCCGACGACGACGAAAACGAGCCGCAGTCCGGCGCCGAGCCGGGAGGGCGGAGCCACGCCAGCTCCTTCCTGCCGTCCTCTGAATCTCAGGAGACACTGGCAGCCTATCAGATCGCTCGGCTGAACAACGCCCCGCCCCTCACACCCCAGAGCTCCACCCTCAACGGCATCCTGGACTCCCCCGACCCAAACCTGCTGAACGCCTGA
- the haus1 gene encoding HAUS augmin-like complex subunit 1 yields MCEKSRRVNRWLGSVFGEQAVPEFEVSARTMELLDQLVQISEARCEEVNLLIDDHRQKASEYSSDGAHLQELLHQSVGLQAGSVSKPTLDLLSVLEGTAEALAVKDTSIGSFVPAVNKLTNDLAEAEKTDRTLGRELSAVRKKMTAAIILRKKLEEDLRKTTQAQQVEAATAEERLLNMDFMKNKSRDLTYRNKIAQDKLASRQMEDSLTHQAIVQLSEKTTALKQEIVPLMKKLEPYSDLSPSPALARVKIEEAKRELAALDADLEQKVDLMNSLST; encoded by the exons ATGTGTGAAAAGAGCAGAAGG GTGAACAGGTGGCTGGGGTCGGTTTTCGGCGAGCAGGCGGTGCCAGAGTTTGAAGTGAGCGCACGCACCATGGAGCTTCTGGACCAGCTCGTGCAGATCAGTGAGGCAAGGTGTGAGGAGGTCAATCTCCTCATAGATGACCACAGGCAGAAAGCTTCTGAGTACAGCAGTGACG GTGCCCACCTACAGGAACTGCTTCATCAGAGTGTTGGGCTGCAAGCTGGAAGTGTTTCGAAACCCACTTTAGACCTTCTGAGTGTGTTAGAAGGCACTGCTGAGGCACTGGCAGTTAAAGACACATCCATAGGGAG TTTTGTCCCTGCAGTTAATAAACTCACCAATGACCTGGCCGAGGCAGAGAAGACTGACCGGACGTTGGGTCGGGAGCTCTCAGCTGTGAGGAAGAAAATGACTGCCGCGATAATACTGCGGAAAAAATTGGAAGA GGACCTCAGGAAGACCACGCAGGCCCAGCAGGTGGAGGCAGCTACAGCAGAGGAGAGACTGCTCAACATGGACTTCATGAAGAATAAATCCAGAGACCTCACATACAGGAACAAGATCGCacag GACAAACTGGCGTCTAGACAGATGGAGGACTCTCTTACCCATCAAGCCATCGTGCAGCTTTCAGAA aaaACCACAGCACTGAAGCAGGAGATtgtaccactgatgaagaagTTGGAGCCCTACAGTGACCTGAGCCCT AGTCCTGCCCTGGCTCGGGTTAAAATTGAAGAGGCAAAGAGGGAGCTG GCAGCCCTCGATGCTGACCTGGAGCAGAAGGTGGACTTGATGAACTCGTTATCTACATAA